ctaatggtactagaaaataggagatcgcgttagttcttgggaaaacgacttccgaaccaccaatatatattggtacaaagaagttaccatatcctccgtacaaagcaggcattaagaacataaagatcatagctaggccatgtatcgttattatcacattataagtagctatcgtctgtacaaatgatccgcgatccagaactgtataactcaaatcgaataaacaaagacattatagttcctagaatactgaagatgactccggttatgagatacagacaaccaagttctttatgattgcagtacaccaccaccccactggactgcttaagacagctaaaagtgttggatttcaatatcctactacattaagattattccacatcggttatgttctaggcgtaatatatggattcttgttctcactcatcttaacagcgagagaaaactactactcagatgctagtctaatcagtagcatcgtacttggagttatcatctctgagacaggattatttatcagctttttctggggagtatatactacgagttggactactggtttagatcttgaaggtctttgtttaccggatccaagttctcttgtgcttttcatgaccatcatgttaagtgcattagcagagcatagttaagatgataactattgtggatatagaaccaattgaacaccatgtattaatataacaaagataatcagggtaatctggtatccttcttggcataacgttgaaaccaagtatatgcatagggatgaaaattaataagatactacctaagaagactacaaaccagatgcttaaatatggagaagcaccggtatttacatggaatagatttacagtatctccgaacatatctctgctatagaagataaagccacatatagtagctagtactgcaccaagagataatacgaaatggaaatgagctacaatatagtatgtatcatgtagggcaatatccataccagcgttacccataactacacctgtagtaccacctagagtaaacaataggataaaactaagagcagcccatagatctacagttcttgta
The DNA window shown above is from Besnoitia besnoiti strain Bb-Ger1 chromosome Unknown contig00174, whole genome shotgun sequence and carries:
- a CDS encoding uncharacterized protein (encoded by transcript BESB_032390), yielding MIAVHHHPTGLLKTAKSVGFQYPTTLRLFHIGYVLGVIYGFLFSLILTARENYYSDASLISSIVLGVIISETGLFISFFWGVYTTSWTTGLDLEGLCLPDPSSLVLFMTIMLSALAEHS